A section of the Stenotrophomonas acidaminiphila genome encodes:
- a CDS encoding serine hydrolase yields the protein MWLLAGCLQAAEPVATVRVAFDRDGVTATQVQGMADIAAGRAVSADDPVRIASISKLVTALGVMRMVEAGQLELDADVSRWLGWPLRHPQFPDTPITLRLLLSHRAGLTDAAGYYAVPLGAPLRTVLDDPRAWDTAHAPGTYFRYANIDFPLIAAVMEKASGERFDRLMQRLVLQPLGIAACYNWASCDDASVARAVVLYDEAHRPVRDDNRGRRPDCPVVAAADGSCDLGRWRAGDNGALFAPQGGLRISGNGLAKIGRLLLGGGEVDGVRLLRADSVRELARPQWTYAPGDGMTTEEDDSGQGGDGFFCRYGLAMQTLATPVKGCRDDPFGDGVARIGHSGSAYGLLSGLWVDPASGTGVAVFATGLPEARKGEHSAFSAVEERLLKP from the coding sequence ATGTGGCTGTTGGCCGGTTGCCTGCAGGCGGCCGAGCCGGTGGCGACGGTACGGGTGGCGTTCGACCGCGACGGCGTGACCGCCACGCAGGTGCAGGGCATGGCCGACATCGCCGCCGGGCGCGCGGTCAGTGCCGACGATCCGGTGCGTATCGCCTCGATCTCCAAGCTGGTCACCGCGCTGGGAGTGATGCGCATGGTCGAGGCCGGGCAGCTGGAGCTGGACGCGGACGTGTCGCGCTGGCTCGGCTGGCCGCTGCGCCACCCGCAGTTCCCGGACACGCCCATTACCCTGCGCCTGCTGCTGTCGCACCGCGCCGGGCTCACCGATGCCGCCGGTTACTACGCCGTGCCGCTGGGCGCGCCGCTGCGCACCGTGCTGGACGACCCGCGCGCGTGGGACACGGCGCACGCGCCGGGCACGTACTTCCGCTACGCCAACATCGATTTCCCGCTCATCGCCGCGGTGATGGAGAAGGCCAGCGGCGAACGCTTCGACCGGCTAATGCAACGCCTGGTGCTGCAGCCGCTCGGCATCGCCGCCTGCTACAACTGGGCCAGCTGCGACGATGCCAGCGTGGCGCGCGCGGTGGTGCTGTACGACGAAGCGCACCGGCCGGTGCGCGACGACAACCGCGGCCGTCGCCCCGATTGCCCGGTGGTGGCCGCGGCCGATGGCAGCTGCGACCTGGGCCGCTGGCGCGCCGGTGACAACGGTGCGTTGTTCGCACCGCAGGGCGGGCTGCGCATTTCCGGCAACGGCCTGGCGAAGATCGGGCGGCTGTTGCTGGGTGGGGGCGAAGTGGACGGCGTGCGCCTGTTGCGCGCCGACTCCGTGCGCGAACTGGCGCGCCCGCAGTGGACCTACGCCCCCGGCGACGGCATGACCACCGAAGAGGACGACAGCGGCCAGGGCGGTGACGGCTTCTTCTGCCGCTATGGCCTGGCGATGCAGACCCTGGCCACGCCGGTGAAGGGTTGCCGGGACGATCCGTTCGGCGATGGCGTGGCGCGCATCGGCCACTCCGGCTCGGCGTACGGGCTGCTGTCGGGGCTGTGGGTCGACCCGGCCAGCGGCACCGGCGTGGCGGTCTTCGCCACCGGCCTGCCGGAAGCGCGCAAGGGCGAGCACTCGGCGTTCTCCGCGGTCGAGGAGCGCCTGCTCAAGCCGTGA
- a CDS encoding ABC transporter substrate-binding protein codes for METKAHYVLIGAFTLIVSLALLGFGLWAAKYSSDRTWQEYRVVFDEAVTGLSVGSPVQYNGISVGSITDLSLAPDDPRKVIAKLRLNSTTPVKTDTRAKLAITSITGPAIIQLSGGSPQAPALTTVNREQVPTIQTSPSALQNITDVANRVVERMDQLLSDENVERISNTLAHLETVSGGLADRDQGTQALLVEARDAARNLNTTLATANGTLQHLDQNVVRQLPATLDKLDASLAKLDSAAGNANAILGENRAAINSFANDGLAQLGPTLTELRGLIRDLRRVSDRLENNPARYLLGRDAPKEFEPK; via the coding sequence ATGGAAACCAAAGCCCATTACGTCCTGATCGGCGCCTTCACCCTCATCGTCTCGCTGGCCCTGCTCGGCTTCGGGTTGTGGGCGGCCAAGTATTCGTCCGACCGCACCTGGCAGGAGTACCGCGTCGTGTTCGACGAAGCGGTGACCGGCCTGTCGGTCGGCAGCCCGGTGCAGTACAACGGCATTTCGGTCGGTTCGATCACCGACCTGTCGCTGGCGCCGGATGACCCGCGCAAGGTGATCGCCAAGCTGCGGCTGAACTCGACCACCCCGGTCAAGACCGACACCCGCGCCAAGCTGGCCATCACCAGCATCACCGGCCCGGCCATCATCCAGCTCAGCGGCGGCAGCCCGCAGGCGCCGGCGCTGACCACGGTCAACCGCGAGCAGGTGCCGACGATCCAGACGTCGCCCTCGGCGCTGCAGAACATCACCGACGTGGCCAACCGCGTGGTCGAGCGCATGGACCAGCTGCTCAGCGACGAGAACGTGGAGCGCATCTCCAACACCCTGGCGCACCTGGAAACGGTCAGCGGCGGCCTGGCTGACCGTGACCAGGGCACCCAGGCGCTGCTGGTGGAAGCGCGCGACGCCGCGCGCAACCTCAACACCACCCTGGCCACCGCCAACGGTACCCTCCAGCACCTGGACCAGAACGTGGTGCGGCAGTTGCCGGCCACGCTGGACAAGCTCGACGCCAGCCTGGCCAAGCTCGATTCGGCCGCGGGCAACGCCAACGCGATCCTCGGCGAGAACCGCGCGGCCATCAACAGCTTCGCCAACGATGGCCTGGCCCAGCTGGGCCCGACCCTGACCGAACTGCGCGGGCTGATCCGTGACCTGCGCCGGGTCAGCGACCGCCTCGAGAACAACCCGGCGCGCTACCTGCTCGGCCGCGATGCACCGAAGGAGTTCGAACCCAAATGA
- a CDS encoding ABC transporter gives MKRFPSMRLLAPFCVLALAGCAVLASGDRHPITIYAPQARVAVDASWPRVDWQLAVAKPAAARLVDSPRINVRPTPGELEVYRGATWSQPATDMLEDALLRGFEDSGRIGAVARIATGIRSDYKLAIDLRRFEADYAGNARPAATIELNAKLIHSLDQRVVASRTFLVAEPAADTAVPSVATAFETALARTTTELIGWTLAAGQADWQAHPAP, from the coding sequence ATGAAGCGCTTCCCGTCGATGCGACTACTCGCCCCCTTCTGCGTCCTGGCCCTGGCCGGCTGCGCGGTGCTGGCCAGCGGCGACCGCCACCCGATCACCATCTACGCGCCGCAGGCGCGGGTCGCGGTGGACGCCTCGTGGCCACGGGTGGACTGGCAACTGGCCGTGGCCAAGCCCGCCGCCGCGCGGCTGGTGGACAGCCCGCGCATCAACGTGCGCCCGACCCCCGGCGAACTGGAGGTCTACCGCGGCGCCACCTGGTCGCAACCAGCCACCGACATGCTCGAGGACGCGCTGCTGCGCGGCTTCGAGGACTCCGGCCGGATCGGCGCGGTGGCGCGCATCGCCACCGGCATCCGCTCGGACTACAAGCTGGCCATCGACCTGCGCCGCTTCGAGGCGGACTACGCCGGCAACGCACGCCCGGCGGCGACCATCGAGCTCAATGCCAAGCTGATCCACAGCCTGGACCAGCGCGTGGTGGCCTCGCGCACCTTCCTGGTCGCCGAGCCCGCCGCCGACACCGCGGTGCCCAGCGTGGCCACCGCGTTCGAGACCGCGCTGGCACGGACCACCACCGAGCTGATCGGCTGGACCCTGGCCGCCGGCCAGGCCGACTGGCAGGCCCACCCCGCCCCGTAG
- a CDS encoding MerR family transcriptional regulator, translating to MQEIDIGQVVRQSGIAASTLRYDETRGLVQPIGRNGLRRVYAPSVLQRLSLIALERAAGFPLEEIGSMLGDGAMPGIDRPQLLRKADPPERRITRLQALRDGLRHAAGCRHADHLQCPTFQRLMRAALRRQRRRGDDRGRTSP from the coding sequence GTGCAGGAGATCGACATCGGGCAGGTCGTACGGCAGAGCGGGATCGCCGCGTCCACCCTGCGCTATGACGAAACCCGCGGCCTGGTCCAGCCGATCGGTCGCAACGGGCTGCGGCGTGTCTATGCGCCCTCGGTGCTGCAGCGCCTGTCGCTGATCGCACTGGAGCGCGCGGCCGGGTTCCCGCTGGAGGAGATCGGCAGCATGCTCGGCGACGGCGCCATGCCCGGCATCGATCGCCCGCAGTTGCTGCGCAAGGCCGACCCGCCGGAGCGGCGCATCACCCGGCTGCAGGCCCTGCGCGATGGCCTGCGCCATGCCGCAGGCTGCCGTCACGCCGACCACCTGCAATGCCCCACCTTCCAGCGCCTGATGCGCGCCGCACTGCGCCGACAGCGCCGGCGGGGCGATGACCGCGGGCGGACTTCACCGTGA
- a CDS encoding type I methionyl aminopeptidase, whose protein sequence is MTIGSQSDIDGLQRIGRLVARVREEMLAAACPGMTTGELDLIGEHLLAAHGAQPAPRLVYGFPGATCISVNEEAAHGVPGARVLAAGDVVNVDVSAELGGYFADTGGTRVLPTAAARDLRLCHAARSALANALKVARAGQPLNRIGAAIERTARQAGFRVIENLGSHGVGRALHEEPDHIPGYHDPHDTRRLHEGMVITIEPFLSTRSRVVEEGDDGWTLSGAPGNRSAQYEHTLIVTRGEPIVVTLH, encoded by the coding sequence ATGACCATCGGATCGCAGTCGGACATCGACGGCCTGCAACGTATCGGCCGGCTGGTCGCGCGGGTGCGCGAGGAAATGCTCGCCGCCGCCTGCCCCGGCATGACCACCGGCGAGCTCGACCTGATCGGCGAGCATCTGCTCGCCGCGCACGGCGCGCAGCCGGCGCCGCGCCTGGTGTATGGGTTCCCCGGCGCGACCTGCATCAGCGTCAACGAAGAGGCCGCCCACGGCGTGCCGGGCGCGCGTGTGCTGGCCGCGGGCGACGTGGTCAACGTGGATGTCTCCGCCGAACTGGGCGGCTACTTTGCCGACACCGGCGGTACCCGCGTGCTGCCCACGGCCGCGGCGCGCGACCTGCGCCTGTGCCACGCCGCACGCAGCGCACTGGCCAACGCGCTGAAGGTCGCGCGTGCCGGCCAGCCGCTCAACCGGATTGGTGCGGCGATCGAGCGCACCGCGCGCCAGGCCGGCTTCCGCGTGATCGAGAACCTGGGCAGCCATGGCGTCGGCCGCGCGCTGCACGAGGAACCGGACCACATTCCCGGCTACCACGACCCGCACGACACGCGGCGGCTGCACGAAGGCATGGTCATCACCATCGAACCGTTCCTGTCCACGCGCAGCCGCGTGGTCGAGGAAGGCGACGACGGCTGGACCCTGAGCGGCGCGCCCGGCAACCGCTCCGCGCAGTACGAGCACACGCTGATCGTCACCCGTGGCGAGCCGATCGTGGTGACGCTGCACTGA